A part of Actinomycetota bacterium genomic DNA contains:
- a CDS encoding cysteine--tRNA ligase, with the protein MRVHNTMTRAKEEFVPREPGKVAMYVCGPTVYNHIHVGNARTFLSFDVIRRYLEHAGFEVTFVQNITDVDDKIINRAAEEGTTAAEVAAKYTAAFFDAMRDLGVLRPTVQPKATETIPEQVAMVERLIAGGHAYAVEGDVYFSVRSFPGYGKLSGRDIDDLESGARVEVDDRKRDPLDFALWKAAKPGEPHWPSPWGEGRPGWHLECSVMSENELGLPLDIHGGACDLVFPHHENELAQSEAATGGTFVRYWVHGGLLQVNSEKMSKSLGNFMLLKDVLALYDAPVVRLLMLQTHYRSPLDYSTGRLDDAQATYDRITNSVRDLLWLRSNAPAAEGADAAERTALDAAVEAAGAKFTTEMDDDFNTAGALAAVFELLREANGYATRNRDRLGEEDLVSLACAEDAVVELLGVLGIEVEVSCAD; encoded by the coding sequence ATGCGCGTCCACAACACGATGACCCGCGCCAAGGAGGAGTTCGTCCCGCGCGAGCCGGGCAAGGTCGCCATGTACGTGTGCGGCCCGACGGTCTACAACCACATCCACGTCGGTAACGCGCGCACGTTCCTGTCGTTCGACGTGATCCGCCGCTATCTCGAGCACGCCGGCTTCGAGGTCACGTTCGTGCAGAACATCACCGACGTCGACGACAAGATCATCAACCGCGCTGCCGAGGAGGGCACGACCGCCGCCGAGGTGGCGGCCAAGTACACCGCGGCCTTCTTCGACGCCATGCGCGACCTCGGGGTGCTCAGGCCGACCGTGCAGCCCAAGGCGACCGAGACCATCCCTGAGCAGGTCGCGATGGTCGAGCGCCTGATCGCCGGCGGGCATGCGTACGCCGTCGAGGGCGACGTGTACTTCTCGGTCCGCTCGTTCCCGGGCTACGGCAAGCTGTCCGGCCGCGACATCGACGACCTCGAGAGCGGCGCCCGCGTCGAGGTGGACGACCGCAAGCGAGACCCGCTCGACTTCGCGCTGTGGAAGGCCGCCAAGCCCGGCGAGCCCCACTGGCCGAGCCCGTGGGGCGAGGGCCGGCCGGGCTGGCACCTCGAGTGCTCGGTCATGTCGGAGAACGAGCTCGGCCTGCCGCTCGACATCCACGGCGGTGCGTGCGACCTCGTCTTCCCGCACCACGAGAACGAGCTCGCGCAGTCCGAGGCCGCGACCGGCGGCACCTTCGTGCGCTACTGGGTACACGGTGGCCTGCTCCAGGTGAACTCCGAGAAGATGAGCAAGTCCCTCGGCAACTTCATGCTGCTCAAGGACGTGCTCGCGCTCTATGACGCGCCGGTCGTGCGCCTGCTGATGCTCCAGACCCACTACCGCAGCCCACTCGACTACTCCACCGGGCGCCTCGACGACGCCCAGGCGACCTACGACCGCATAACCAACAGCGTCCGTGACCTGCTCTGGCTGCGCAGCAATGCGCCTGCGGCCGAAGGGGCGGACGCCGCAGAGCGCACTGCGCTCGACGCCGCGGTCGAGGCGGCCGGCGCCAAGTTCACCACCGAGATGGACGACGACTTCAACACCGCCGGCGCGCTGGCGGCCGTCTTCGAGCTGCTCCGCGAGGCCAACGGATACGCGACCCGCAACCGCGACCGCCTCGGAGAGGAGGACCTCGTCTCCCTCGCGTGCGCCGAGGACGCGGTCGTCGAGCTCCTCGGCGTGCTCGGCATCGAGGTCGAGGTCTCGTGCGCCGAC